From the genome of Homalodisca vitripennis isolate AUS2020 chromosome 8, UT_GWSS_2.1, whole genome shotgun sequence, one region includes:
- the LOC124367337 gene encoding oocyte zinc finger protein XlCOF6-like: protein MLTHTGEKKFKCSLCNYASIRKRNLQTHMLTHTSEKPFKCSQCIFSSTRKENLITHMMTHKVEKPFKCSLCIYSYTRKEDLRRHMLTHTGEKPFKCPLCIFSSTARARLKTHMLNHTGEKPFKCSLCVYSCTRRDLIKRHMLTHTGEKPFKCSLCDYGSIEKSNLQTHMLTHIGEKPFKCPLCIFSSTAMARLKTHMLNHTGEKPFKCSLCVYSCTRRDLIKRHMLTHTGEKPFKCSLCIYSSTTRGHLKRHILSRHR from the coding sequence ATGTTAACGCACACAGGAGAGAAAAAATTTAAGTGTTCCCTGTGCAACTATGCAAGTATAAGAAAGCGGAATTTACAAACACATATGTTAACTCACACAAgtgagaaaccatttaagtgttcccAGTGTATCTTTTCAAGCACTAGAAAGGAAAATCTTATAACACACATGATGACTCATAAAGTagagaaaccatttaagtgttcccTGTGCATCTATTCATATACTCGGAAGGAGGATTTAAGAAGACATATGTTAACTCACACAGGAGAGAAACCGTTTAAGTGTCCCTTGTGCATATTTTCTAGCACTGCAAGGGCACGCCTAAAAACACATATGCTAAATCACACAGgtgagaaaccatttaagtgttcaCTGTGCGTCTATTCATGCACTCGAAGGGACCTTATAAAAAGACATATGCTGACTCACACAGGAGAGAAACCGTTTAAGTGTTCCCTTTGCGACTATGGAAGTATTGAGAAAAGTAATTTACAGACGCATATGTTAACTCATATAGGCGAGAAACCGTTTAAGTGTCCCTTGTGCATATTTTCTAGCACTGCAATGGCACGCCTTAAAACACATATGCTAAATCACACAGgtgagaaaccatttaagtgttcaCTGTGCGTCTATTCATGCACTCGAAGGGACCTTATAAAAAGACATATGTTAACTCACACAGGTGAGAAACCGTTTAAGTGTTCCTTGTGCATATATTCTAGCACTACAAGGGGACATCTAAAAAGACATATATTATCTCGACACAGgtga